In Vibrio marisflavi CECT 7928, the following are encoded in one genomic region:
- the pflB gene encoding formate C-acetyltransferase has translation MAEQFAKAWEGFAEGDWQNEVNVRDFIQKNYTPYEGDESFLVSEGTEATNTLWTKVMEGIKEENRTKAPLDFDTDVISTITSHDAGYIEKDLETIVGLQTDAPLKRAIIPNGGIRMVEGSCKVYGRELDPQISKIYHEYRKTHNSGVFDIYTPDILKCRKSGVLTGLPDAYGRGRIIGDYRRIALYGIDFLIKDKLAQFNSLQEKFENGEDLQATMQLREEIAEQHRALGQIKEMAAKYGCDISLPAETAQEAIQWTYFGYLAAVKSQNGAAMSLGRTSTFLDIFVERDIAAGRITEEQAQEMIDHFVMKLRMVRFLRTPEYDELFSGDPIWATESMGGMGIDGRTLVTRTNFRFLNSLYTMGPSPEPNITVLWSEQLPEGFKKFCAKVSIDTSSIQYENDDLMRPDMDSDDYAIACCVSPMVVGKQMQFFGARANLAKTMLYAINGGVDEKLKLQVGPKSEAITDDVLNYDDVMSRLDTFMDWLAKQYVTALNSIHFMHDKYSYEASLMALHDRDIKRTMACGIAGLSVAADSLSAIKYATVKPVRDEDGIATDFEIEGDYPKFGNNDARVDDIACDLVSRFMGKIRELKMYRDAIPTQSILTITSNVVYGKKTGNTPDGRRAGSPFAPGANPMHGRDEKGAVASLTSVGKLPFADAQDGISYTFSIVPNALGKEAESQKANLAGLMDGYFHHEAGVEGGQHLNVNVLNRDTLEDAVKHPEKYPQLTIRVSGYAVRFNSLTAEQQADVIARTFTESL, from the coding sequence ATGGCAGAGCAATTTGCTAAAGCTTGGGAAGGTTTTGCTGAAGGTGATTGGCAAAACGAAGTAAACGTTCGTGATTTCATCCAGAAAAACTATACGCCGTATGAAGGCGACGAATCTTTCCTAGTTTCTGAAGGTACTGAAGCAACTAACACGCTTTGGACTAAAGTAATGGAAGGCATCAAAGAAGAGAACCGTACTAAGGCACCTCTAGACTTTGATACTGATGTAATTTCTACCATCACTTCTCACGATGCTGGCTATATCGAAAAAGATCTAGAAACTATCGTTGGTCTTCAGACAGACGCTCCTTTGAAGCGCGCTATCATCCCTAACGGTGGTATCCGCATGGTTGAAGGTTCATGCAAAGTATATGGCCGTGAACTAGATCCACAAATCTCAAAAATCTACCACGAGTACCGCAAGACTCATAACTCTGGCGTATTCGATATCTACACTCCAGACATCCTAAAATGTCGTAAGTCTGGCGTTCTAACTGGTCTTCCAGATGCTTATGGCCGTGGTCGTATCATCGGTGACTACCGTCGTATCGCACTTTACGGAATTGACTTCCTAATCAAAGACAAGCTAGCACAATTCAACTCTCTACAAGAGAAGTTTGAAAACGGCGAAGACCTGCAAGCTACTATGCAGCTTCGTGAAGAGATTGCTGAGCAACACCGTGCTCTAGGCCAAATCAAAGAAATGGCTGCTAAATACGGTTGTGATATCTCTCTTCCTGCTGAAACTGCACAAGAAGCTATCCAGTGGACTTACTTCGGTTACCTAGCTGCTGTTAAGTCTCAAAACGGCGCTGCAATGTCTCTAGGTCGTACTTCTACTTTCCTAGATATCTTCGTTGAGCGTGATATCGCTGCTGGCCGTATCACTGAAGAACAAGCTCAAGAAATGATTGACCACTTCGTAATGAAGCTACGTATGGTTCGTTTCCTACGTACTCCTGAATACGATGAGCTATTCTCTGGCGACCCAATCTGGGCTACAGAATCTATGGGTGGTATGGGTATTGATGGACGTACGCTTGTTACACGTACAAACTTCCGTTTCCTAAACAGCCTATATACTATGGGTCCTTCTCCAGAGCCAAACATCACTGTACTTTGGTCTGAGCAATTACCTGAAGGCTTCAAGAAGTTCTGTGCAAAAGTATCTATTGATACTTCTTCTATCCAGTACGAAAATGACGACCTAATGCGTCCAGACATGGACTCTGATGACTACGCAATCGCATGTTGTGTATCTCCAATGGTTGTCGGTAAGCAAATGCAGTTCTTCGGCGCTCGTGCTAACCTAGCGAAAACTATGCTTTACGCAATCAACGGTGGTGTTGACGAGAAGCTAAAACTTCAAGTTGGTCCTAAATCTGAAGCAATCACTGATGACGTTCTAAACTACGATGACGTAATGTCTCGTCTAGATACGTTCATGGATTGGTTAGCTAAGCAATACGTGACAGCTCTAAACAGCATTCACTTCATGCACGACAAGTACAGCTACGAAGCATCTCTAATGGCTCTACATGACCGTGACATCAAACGCACAATGGCTTGTGGTATCGCTGGACTATCTGTTGCTGCTGACTCTCTATCTGCAATCAAATACGCTACTGTTAAACCAGTACGTGACGAAGATGGCATCGCGACAGACTTCGAAATTGAAGGTGATTATCCTAAATTCGGTAACAACGATGCGCGCGTTGATGACATTGCTTGTGACCTAGTATCTCGCTTCATGGGCAAAATCCGCGAACTTAAGATGTACCGCGATGCTATCCCTACGCAGTCTATCCTTACTATTACTTCTAACGTTGTATATGGTAAGAAAACTGGTAACACACCTGACGGCCGTCGTGCTGGCTCTCCTTTCGCTCCTGGTGCAAACCCAATGCACGGTCGTGATGAGAAAGGTGCTGTAGCTTCTTTGACTTCTGTAGGTAAACTACCGTTTGCTGACGCTCAAGATGGTATCTCTTATACTTTCTCTATCGTGCCAAATGCACTTGGTAAGGAAGCAGAGAGCCAAAAAGCTAACCTAGCTGGCCTAATGGATGGTTACTTCCACCACGAAGCTGGTGTTGAAGGTGGTCAACACTTGAACGTTAATGTTCTTAACCGTGACACTCTAGAAGACGCAGTTAAGCACCCTGAGAAATACCCTCAGCTAACTATCCGTGTTTCTGGTTACGCTGTTCGCTTTAACTCTCTAACTGCAGAGCAACAAGCTGATGTAATCGCACGTACATTTACTGAGTCTCTATAA
- a CDS encoding YeaH/YhbH family protein produces MAQFIDRRLNGKNKSAVNRQRFLRRHKEQIKESVADAVNRRSITNTESGEDVSIPHRDIKEPIFHQGKGGVKERVHPGNDQFIKGDKIDRPKGGGEGGGSGEGEASPDGEGQDEFVFQISKDEYLDILFEDLELPNLEKTQINKITEWKTHRAGYQTAGIPSNIAVVRSLQQSLARRTAMTAGKKRLLNELEDELERIKNVEPAQALEEKRLKKEIKELRKKIESVPFIDTFDLRFKNYERKPIPSSQAVMFCLMDVSGSMDQATKDIAKRFYVLLYLFLTRTYENVEVVFIRHHTQAKEVDEHEFFYSQETGGTIVSSALKLMNEIVQERYPVGEWNIYAAQASDGDNWADDSPRCKELLINKLLPNCQYYSYIEITRRSHQTLWHEYEKLEQAFDNFAMKNIRTVDDIFPVFRELFQKETA; encoded by the coding sequence ATGGCGCAATTTATAGATAGACGACTGAATGGGAAAAATAAGAGTGCTGTAAACCGTCAGCGCTTTCTACGTCGTCATAAAGAACAAATCAAAGAGTCTGTTGCTGATGCAGTAAACAGACGATCTATCACCAATACCGAATCGGGTGAAGATGTCTCTATCCCACATCGTGATATCAAAGAACCAATTTTCCACCAAGGTAAAGGGGGCGTGAAAGAGCGCGTTCACCCAGGCAACGATCAATTCATTAAAGGTGACAAAATTGACCGCCCTAAAGGTGGTGGTGAAGGTGGTGGCTCTGGTGAAGGTGAAGCAAGTCCTGATGGTGAAGGACAAGATGAATTTGTCTTCCAAATTTCAAAAGATGAGTACCTCGATATTTTATTTGAAGATTTGGAACTCCCGAATCTTGAGAAAACCCAGATAAATAAAATTACCGAGTGGAAAACTCATCGAGCCGGTTACCAGACAGCAGGTATCCCTTCTAATATTGCGGTTGTCCGCTCCCTACAGCAATCCCTAGCTCGTCGTACAGCGATGACTGCAGGGAAAAAACGACTACTAAACGAATTAGAAGACGAGCTTGAGCGTATTAAGAATGTCGAACCGGCCCAAGCACTAGAAGAGAAAAGGCTTAAAAAGGAAATCAAGGAGTTACGTAAAAAAATTGAAAGCGTTCCATTTATAGACACCTTCGATCTTCGTTTTAAGAACTACGAGAGAAAGCCTATCCCTTCAAGCCAAGCCGTCATGTTCTGCTTAATGGACGTATCCGGTTCTATGGATCAGGCAACCAAAGATATCGCAAAACGCTTCTATGTTCTTCTTTATCTATTCTTAACTCGTACATATGAAAATGTTGAAGTTGTATTTATTCGTCACCACACGCAAGCAAAGGAAGTCGACGAACATGAGTTCTTCTATTCACAAGAGACCGGCGGCACCATCGTTTCAAGTGCGCTGAAACTAATGAACGAGATTGTTCAAGAGCGCTACCCTGTTGGTGAATGGAATATCTATGCAGCTCAAGCTTCTGATGGAGATAACTGGGCTGATGATTCACCTCGCTGCAAAGAGCTATTAATCAATAAGTTATTACCAAATTGTCAGTATTACTCTTATATCGAGATAACACGTCGCTCCCACCAAACGCTCTGGCATGAATATGAGAAGCTCGAACAAGCATTCGATAACTTCGCGATGAAAAACATCCGAACTGTCGACGACATATTCCCTGTGTTTAGAGAGTTGTTCCAGAAAGAAACGGCTTAG
- a CDS encoding YfbU family protein has product MEMTNAQRLILSNQYLLMAKLDPDNSSKYQRLQTIVERGYELQMKELNKEFGCLIEEECREIINIMEMYHAMQESSRMLSSKENSEVDQRRLQFLGFDIASEPQLVNYVRFLVDSEGLYPQFDKGEHCFNSQVPMLDKYRRMQTTWSECPRQYHLSATELNQILNA; this is encoded by the coding sequence ATGGAAATGACAAATGCTCAACGTTTAATTTTATCCAACCAATACCTATTAATGGCTAAATTAGACCCTGATAATTCAAGCAAATATCAGCGCCTTCAAACCATTGTAGAACGTGGTTATGAGCTACAGATGAAAGAGCTAAACAAAGAGTTTGGTTGCCTTATAGAAGAAGAATGCCGTGAAATAATAAATATCATGGAAATGTACCACGCAATGCAAGAATCCAGCAGAATGTTGAGTTCTAAAGAAAACTCAGAAGTCGATCAACGTCGCTTACAGTTCCTTGGGTTTGATATTGCAAGTGAGCCGCAATTGGTCAACTACGTGAGATTCTTAGTCGATTCTGAAGGCCTATACCCTCAGTTTGATAAAGGTGAGCACTGCTTCAATAGCCAAGTACCAATGTTGGATAAATACCGCAGAATGCAGACGACTTGGAGCGAATGCCCACGTCAGTATCACTTAAGTGCGACTGAACTTAATCAAATTCTGAACGCATAA
- a CDS encoding lipid A deacylase LpxR family protein has product MKKLACLLSLALLTAHSYASDRSTLSVGVDNDGTFGTDRDYSSGVFINYTSPATTPSLGFTPLSLSLWGISSIDKIGVTLGQKIYTPSDIASSQPQVNDRPYAGYLYLETNYISVSPVAAQRFNVTLGTTGERSLSKESQEFIHSLIGSDEPQGWDYQIDNEYTAGVGYLVHLNLLRDKFWSNSSLELSNITGGNAGNFRSDVATGFMLRWGYNLEDSLGAAEISTENPFRPGMLGPSGTGWFAYTGVKTAYVFNDITIEGDRSGLPSPSAQYDVTLENVQSSAIVGFAIYNERFGVNVNLSGTTQAYKESAHSISGNGGISLFAFF; this is encoded by the coding sequence ATGAAAAAGCTCGCTTGCCTGCTCTCACTAGCACTGCTTACCGCACACAGTTACGCCTCTGATCGCTCTACACTCAGTGTTGGAGTAGACAATGATGGAACATTTGGCACAGACCGTGATTACTCTAGCGGCGTTTTTATTAATTACACCTCACCAGCCACAACGCCTTCGTTAGGTTTTACACCATTAAGTCTGTCACTTTGGGGGATCTCATCGATAGATAAAATCGGAGTAACCTTAGGACAAAAAATATATACACCATCGGATATTGCGTCATCACAGCCACAAGTAAACGATAGACCCTACGCCGGATATTTATATCTAGAAACGAATTACATCAGTGTCAGTCCAGTCGCTGCTCAAAGATTCAACGTAACATTAGGGACAACTGGTGAACGATCTTTGTCAAAGGAATCACAAGAGTTTATTCACTCGCTAATTGGCTCAGATGAGCCGCAGGGCTGGGACTATCAAATAGACAATGAATATACTGCTGGGGTTGGTTATCTTGTTCACCTAAACCTACTCCGAGACAAGTTTTGGAGCAACTCTAGCCTAGAGTTATCGAATATAACTGGGGGTAACGCTGGGAACTTTCGAAGCGACGTCGCGACAGGATTCATGTTGCGTTGGGGATATAATTTAGAAGATAGTTTAGGTGCAGCCGAGATCTCTACCGAGAACCCATTTCGACCAGGAATGCTCGGCCCTTCAGGTACCGGTTGGTTTGCGTATACTGGGGTAAAAACAGCCTACGTGTTTAATGATATTACCATTGAGGGAGATCGTTCTGGTTTGCCTAGCCCAAGTGCGCAATACGATGTTACGCTAGAAAATGTACAAAGCAGCGCGATTGTAGGGTTTGCTATCTACAACGAACGTTTTGGTGTCAATGTAAATTTGAGTGGAACAACACAAGCCTACAAAGAATCAGCGCACTCTATTAGCGGCAATGGCGGTATTTCCCTGTTCGCCTTTTTCTAG
- a CDS encoding methyl-accepting chemotaxis protein: protein MRAISISQKQKITLFLVLLTIGFMLLGVFTSTRLSEMERQYFSSNQITTGSITMYQTEVRLLSLAKELGSVTGDQVAHLKQEVAAVSQEVQQNATFLEKLNLSEEASALVESTKQFELALLPWLELRTELGFTVSEGKLGQLKSLADTIEKKIAETGMVTLNSDFQAMVKAQQNYLLEPSEQNLKLFNRAMFSFVSISNSYAMLELYEKEIELFKQTFTRVSELSQQLGSMEGKLVASQDKVTSVVKLATQKLTSIDKTYLDAARANADQTLWSVLVACAVLAVFTITIFMMFSLSLNKALKSTNATLLEVSKGDLSIRMAKSSNEKDEFNQLANAINQSCENLGELVSAVQLSSDDLSSNAAELNVGLDSLAKNQSDVLGQTQLLASATEEVSVTTQEVSNSLEFVADISKSTTNAADEGSKIITSAIGSLEEVAEILTAAAGHTKQLEEASSKVDSVMEIINGIAEQTNLLALNAAIEAARAGEQGRGFAVVADEVRNLAVRTVDAITEISGTIETMRKESADVIQYISQSESTMKVGQEKGMAAMDALSQITEKAQEAAQQTDVIFGSIRELATTSQSMADNMTQISVAMRDLEQNNEQLRSIGELVDKRSSDLSVDCQRFKI, encoded by the coding sequence ATGAGGGCGATTTCTATCTCACAAAAGCAGAAAATAACTCTATTTTTAGTGCTGTTAACTATAGGGTTTATGCTTCTTGGAGTTTTTACTTCAACTCGTTTATCAGAAATGGAGCGACAGTATTTTAGTAGTAACCAAATAACGACGGGCTCTATTACGATGTACCAAACCGAAGTTAGGTTGCTTTCATTAGCCAAAGAATTGGGCTCTGTCACGGGTGATCAGGTCGCACACTTAAAACAAGAAGTCGCCGCCGTTTCACAAGAGGTGCAGCAAAACGCTACTTTTCTGGAGAAATTAAATTTGTCCGAAGAGGCGAGTGCATTGGTTGAAAGTACTAAGCAATTTGAGCTTGCTTTATTGCCTTGGTTGGAATTGCGGACTGAGCTGGGCTTTACCGTTAGTGAAGGTAAACTTGGTCAACTAAAATCATTAGCCGACACGATTGAGAAGAAAATTGCTGAGACAGGGATGGTCACTTTAAATTCTGACTTTCAGGCAATGGTTAAGGCGCAACAAAACTACCTTCTTGAACCCAGTGAACAAAACTTAAAGCTGTTTAATCGAGCGATGTTTAGCTTTGTGAGCATATCCAATAGTTACGCGATGCTTGAGTTGTATGAAAAGGAAATAGAACTATTTAAGCAGACTTTTACTCGTGTTAGTGAACTCTCTCAACAGCTGGGCTCTATGGAAGGCAAACTAGTTGCTAGCCAAGATAAGGTAACTTCTGTCGTCAAATTGGCAACACAAAAACTCACTTCTATTGATAAAACTTATTTAGATGCAGCGCGCGCAAATGCGGATCAAACCTTATGGTCAGTGCTAGTCGCGTGTGCCGTATTGGCCGTATTCACTATTACTATTTTTATGATGTTCAGCTTGTCGCTAAATAAAGCACTCAAATCAACCAATGCAACGCTACTGGAAGTCTCCAAAGGAGATTTGTCTATAAGAATGGCTAAATCCAGCAACGAGAAAGATGAATTTAACCAACTGGCCAATGCCATCAACCAGAGCTGTGAAAATCTTGGTGAATTGGTGAGTGCTGTTCAGCTTAGTAGTGATGACCTGTCATCAAATGCTGCGGAGTTAAATGTTGGGCTTGATAGCCTTGCGAAAAACCAATCTGACGTATTAGGCCAAACTCAACTGCTTGCTTCTGCTACTGAAGAAGTTAGCGTTACCACTCAAGAAGTATCTAACTCGCTAGAGTTTGTAGCAGATATCAGTAAATCAACCACCAATGCTGCTGATGAAGGTAGCAAAATCATTACCTCGGCCATTGGTTCTCTCGAAGAGGTTGCAGAGATACTGACTGCTGCGGCCGGTCATACCAAACAATTAGAAGAAGCTTCTTCCAAAGTGGACTCAGTGATGGAGATTATCAACGGAATTGCTGAGCAGACGAACCTGTTAGCGTTGAACGCAGCGATCGAAGCCGCTCGGGCTGGAGAGCAAGGGCGCGGGTTTGCTGTGGTTGCTGATGAAGTGCGAAATTTGGCCGTACGTACCGTCGATGCAATAACAGAAATATCTGGCACAATTGAAACAATGCGAAAAGAGAGTGCTGATGTAATTCAATATATATCTCAGTCTGAAAGCACTATGAAAGTAGGGCAAGAGAAAGGGATGGCTGCAATGGATGCGTTGTCTCAAATTACTGAGAAAGCACAAGAGGCAGCGCAGCAAACTGACGTGATTTTTGGCTCTATCAGAGAGCTCGCAACGACGAGTCAATCCATGGCTGATAACATGACACAAATTTCAGTCGCAATGAGAGATCTCGAGCAAAACAATGAGCAACTGAGATCCATCGGTGAACTGGTAGACAAACGCTCTAGTGACTTAAGTGTCGATTGCCAACGATTCAAAATCTAG
- a CDS encoding PrkA family serine protein kinase, giving the protein MSIFDHFQARYEAAKDEEISLQEFLQLCKDDKSAYANAAERLLMAIGEPEVIDTAQDPTLSRIFSNRVISRYKTFEDFYGMEDAIEQIVSYLKHAAQGLEERKQILYLLGPVGGGKSSLAEKLKALMQQVPIYVLSANGERSPVNDHPFCLFDINEDGDLLKNEYGIEKRYIRSIMSPWAAKRLHEFGGDISKFKVVKVRPSILDQLAVAKTEPGDENNQDISSLVGKVDIRKLEHFSQDDPDAYSYSGALCKANQGLMEFVEMFKAPIKVLHPLLTATQEGNFNGTEGLSALPFDGMILAHSNESEWQTFRNNKNNEAFLDRVYIVKVPYCLRVSEEVKIYQKLLDHSELSKAPCSPSTLDLLAQFSILSRLKEPENSSLFSKMRVYDGETLKDTDPKAKSYQEYRDYAGVDEGMSGLSTRFAFKILSRVFNFDQSEVAANPVHLFYVIEQQVEREQFPQEMAEKYLEFLKGYLVPRYVEFIGKEIQTAYLESYSEYGQNIFDRYVTYADFWIQDQEYRDPETGQLFDRASLNSELEKIEKTAGISNPKDFRNEIVNFVLRAKAHNNGQNPIWTSYEKLRTVIEKKMFSNTEELLPVISFNAKTSSEDQKKHDDFVARMMEKGYTEKQVRLLSEWYLRVRKSS; this is encoded by the coding sequence ATGAGTATTTTTGACCATTTCCAAGCACGTTATGAAGCCGCCAAGGATGAAGAGATATCTTTACAAGAGTTTTTACAACTTTGTAAAGATGACAAAAGTGCCTACGCAAATGCGGCAGAGCGCTTGCTCATGGCCATTGGTGAGCCTGAAGTAATCGACACAGCACAAGATCCAACTTTAAGTCGGATATTTTCCAATCGAGTGATCTCAAGATATAAAACATTCGAAGATTTTTACGGGATGGAAGATGCTATTGAACAAATAGTATCTTACCTTAAACATGCTGCGCAGGGCTTGGAAGAACGTAAACAGATTCTATATTTACTTGGCCCCGTTGGTGGTGGTAAATCTTCCCTAGCGGAAAAACTAAAAGCGCTAATGCAACAAGTACCAATTTACGTACTTTCTGCAAACGGTGAGCGTAGCCCTGTAAATGACCATCCATTCTGTTTATTTGATATTAACGAAGATGGTGATTTGTTGAAGAACGAATACGGCATCGAAAAGCGTTACATTCGCTCGATTATGTCTCCGTGGGCGGCGAAACGACTGCATGAATTTGGTGGCGACATTTCTAAATTTAAAGTTGTGAAAGTCAGGCCATCAATTCTTGACCAACTTGCTGTAGCGAAAACTGAACCAGGTGACGAAAATAACCAAGATATTTCATCACTAGTGGGTAAAGTTGATATTCGCAAGCTAGAGCACTTCTCACAAGACGATCCAGATGCATATAGCTACTCAGGCGCTTTATGTAAAGCAAACCAAGGGCTGATGGAATTTGTCGAGATGTTTAAAGCACCGATCAAAGTTCTACACCCATTGCTTACCGCAACTCAAGAAGGAAACTTCAACGGTACCGAAGGGCTATCTGCGCTGCCATTTGACGGCATGATCCTAGCTCACTCCAACGAATCTGAATGGCAAACATTTAGAAATAACAAAAACAACGAAGCATTCCTTGATCGTGTATACATCGTGAAAGTGCCATATTGCTTGCGTGTTTCTGAAGAAGTGAAAATTTACCAAAAACTACTTGATCACTCAGAGCTTTCAAAAGCACCTTGCTCACCAAGTACTTTGGATCTGCTAGCTCAATTTAGCATCCTATCTCGACTTAAAGAGCCAGAAAACTCCTCTCTATTCTCTAAGATGCGAGTGTATGATGGCGAAACCCTTAAAGATACGGATCCAAAAGCGAAAAGCTATCAAGAGTACCGTGACTACGCTGGTGTTGATGAGGGTATGTCTGGTCTTTCTACACGTTTCGCTTTCAAGATCTTATCTCGAGTATTCAACTTTGATCAGTCTGAAGTAGCCGCTAACCCTGTTCACCTATTCTATGTGATTGAGCAACAGGTTGAGAGAGAGCAGTTCCCTCAAGAAATGGCCGAGAAATACCTAGAGTTCTTGAAAGGTTACCTAGTCCCTCGCTATGTAGAATTTATTGGTAAAGAAATTCAAACCGCGTATTTAGAGTCATACTCTGAGTACGGACAAAATATCTTCGACCGTTATGTCACATACGCAGACTTCTGGATTCAAGATCAAGAATACCGTGATCCTGAAACAGGACAGCTGTTCGACCGCGCTTCTCTCAATAGCGAATTGGAGAAAATTGAGAAAACCGCGGGTATCAGTAACCCGAAAGATTTCCGTAACGAGATCGTTAACTTTGTATTGCGTGCTAAAGCTCATAATAATGGCCAGAACCCTATCTGGACCAGCTATGAGAAGCTGCGTACCGTTATCGAGAAGAAAATGTTCTCGAATACGGAAGAGTTGCTACCTGTTATCTCTTTCAACGCGAAAACGTCTTCTGAAGATCAGAAGAAACACGACGACTTTGTCGCGCGTATGATGGAGAAGGGCTATACAGAGAAGCAAGTAAGATTGCTGTCCGAGTGGTATTTACGCGTACGTAAATCCTCTTAA
- the pflA gene encoding pyruvate formate lyase 1-activating protein codes for MSTIGRIHSFESCGTVDGPGIRFIVFVQGCLMRCMYCHNRDTWDTHGGKEVTVEELINEAKSYRHFMNASGGGITCSGGEAMLQPEFVRDFFRAAKDEGIHTCLDTNGFIRKYTDVVDEVLEVTDLVMLDIKHMDDEVHHDFIGVSNKRTLEFARYLNKVGQKTWIRYVVVPGYTDDPSAAHKLGEFIKDMDNIEKIELLPYHKLGAHKWEALGYEYPLEGVQPPSKEVMDNIVSIISEYHDNVKY; via the coding sequence ATGTCAACAATCGGTCGTATTCACTCTTTTGAATCTTGCGGGACAGTCGATGGACCAGGTATTCGATTCATAGTTTTTGTCCAAGGTTGCCTCATGCGGTGTATGTATTGCCACAATCGAGACACGTGGGATACTCATGGTGGAAAAGAAGTCACCGTCGAAGAGCTAATTAACGAAGCTAAGTCTTATCGACACTTTATGAACGCATCAGGAGGCGGTATTACCTGTTCGGGTGGTGAAGCCATGCTGCAACCGGAGTTTGTACGCGACTTCTTCCGAGCAGCAAAAGATGAAGGTATCCATACATGTCTCGACACAAACGGCTTCATCCGTAAGTACACAGACGTTGTTGACGAGGTGCTGGAAGTAACTGACTTGGTGATGCTAGATATTAAGCACATGGACGATGAGGTTCATCATGACTTCATTGGTGTATCCAACAAGCGTACACTTGAGTTCGCCCGCTACTTAAACAAAGTGGGACAAAAAACTTGGATTCGTTACGTCGTTGTGCCCGGGTACACTGACGACCCAAGCGCTGCACATAAGCTTGGGGAGTTTATTAAGGACATGGACAATATCGAAAAAATTGAGCTTCTGCCTTATCACAAGCTAGGTGCCCACAAATGGGAAGCGTTAGGCTATGAATATCCACTTGAAGGCGTGCAGCCGCCAAGCAAAGAAGTGATGGACAATATTGTCAGCATAATCAGTGAATATCACGACAACGTAAAATACTGA
- a CDS encoding MipA/OmpV family protein — MKTKLLAATVVALGAVPMAANAEFSLGAIASYSPETYKDTPSIKRVFPLVGYEGEHFFIRGLGAGYRLLPVDRRGGFGQNIVFRLKYDPRSLDPSDSSDTQIQELDERKTTVYGGIGYQLYTPIGLFELAGMTDTLGRSNGSYADASWKVPFMFERWGIVPTIGYTYDDSKMNNYLYGVSASEATRSGLNEFDAGPDGSYYVAIKSYLNVTDHVRITASVTYRNLEGDIEKSPIIESGINTTTALGVSYVF; from the coding sequence GTGAAAACAAAATTGTTGGCGGCTACTGTGGTGGCACTTGGTGCAGTACCAATGGCCGCAAATGCGGAATTTTCGTTAGGAGCAATTGCGTCCTATTCACCGGAAACATATAAAGATACCCCCTCAATAAAAAGGGTCTTTCCGCTGGTTGGTTATGAAGGAGAACACTTTTTCATTCGTGGCCTAGGAGCCGGATATCGTCTTCTACCTGTAGATAGAAGAGGCGGCTTTGGCCAGAACATAGTTTTTAGATTGAAATACGATCCAAGGTCGTTGGACCCGTCGGATTCAAGTGATACACAAATTCAAGAATTAGATGAAAGAAAAACGACCGTTTATGGTGGTATTGGTTATCAGTTATACACGCCGATAGGATTGTTTGAATTAGCTGGAATGACGGATACTTTGGGTCGAAGCAACGGTTCTTACGCTGATGCTTCTTGGAAGGTACCGTTTATGTTTGAACGCTGGGGTATTGTTCCGACTATCGGCTATACCTATGACGATTCGAAGATGAACAATTATCTTTATGGCGTGAGTGCATCTGAAGCTACGAGGTCAGGCCTTAATGAGTTTGATGCAGGGCCGGATGGTTCTTACTATGTGGCAATAAAGAGTTATCTCAATGTCACTGACCACGTTCGGATTACTGCCAGTGTCACTTATCGCAACCTAGAGGGTGATATAGAGAAGAGCCCAATAATCGAAAGCGGTATCAATACGACTACGGCGTTAGGTGTATCTTACGTGTTTTAA